A genomic segment from Zygotorulaspora mrakii chromosome 1, complete sequence encodes:
- a CDS encoding alpha/beta fold hydrolase produces the protein MADSEVSHRFHMVENTRIHFVTAGNVKNQALILIAGFPESWYAWRKVIPFLSKSYWVIAPDLPGQGDSDKPAIGYDTQTLAVTLHGLLEGLGLSRYFMAAHDVGAWVAFPYAIMFKEEVERIALLDAGIPGVTLPSQLPTNPDHAWRTWHFMFHGIPDLPESLLEGKERIYLEWFLLRKAANPLVFTVADIDMYVKNFTRPGALRAGLAYYRSSAKSADQNQTLLKSGSLQVPILAISSDQGSIPDMAAPLRTFASHVEGATIKECGHYIPEEQPGALARELSNFFVIGRC, from the coding sequence ATGGCGGATTCGGAGGTGAGTCATCGATTCCACATGGTCGAAAATACCCGCATTCATTTTGTCACAGCTGGTAATGTAAAAAACCAAGCCCTCATTTTGATTGCTGGCTTCCCTGAAAGCTGGTATGCCTGGCGTAAAGTGATTCCCTTCCTTTCCAAGTCCTACTGGGTTATTGCACCGGACCTCCCTGGTCAGGGTGATTCTGATAAACCTGCCATTGGTTACGACACCCAGACGCTTGCGGTCACGCTACACGGTCTGCTCGAGGGTCTTGGCTTATCGCGCTACTTTATGGCGGCTCATGACGTAGGCGCTTGGGTGGCGTTTCCCTATGCAATTATGTTCAAGGAAGAGGTCGAACGTATTGCTTTACTTGATGCAGGAATACCAGGTGTTACATTACCCAGCCAACTTCCAACCAACCCTGACCATGCATGGCGAACTTGGCATTTTATGTTTCATGGTATCCCAGATTTACCAGAGTCGCTCCTTGAAGGCAAGGAACGCATATACTTGGAGTGGTTCCTTCTTCGCAAAGCTGCTAACCCACTAGTTTTCACCGTGGCTGACATTGACATGTATGTAAAGAACTTCACAAGACCAGGAGCTCTTCGTGCTGGCCTCGCGTATTATAGATCTAGCGCCAAATCGGCTGATCAAAACCAGACGCTTTTGAAGAGCGGGAGCCTTCAAGTTCCCATCCTTGCTATCTCGTCGGATCAAGGTTCGATTCCTGACATGGCGGCACCTTTGAGAACTTTCGCATCCCATGTAGAAGGGGCGACCATCAAAGAGTGTGGACATTACATACCAGAGGAGCAACCGGGGGCTCTGGCCCGTGAGTTATCGAACTTTTTTGTTATTGGGCGGTgttaa